Sequence from the Pseudanabaena sp. BC1403 genome:
GCCTGAAGCAAAAGCATTGGGTATTCCGATGGGTGCTCCTTACCACAAATATAAATCTGTACTTCACAACGCAGGAGCGATCGCACTTTCATCAAACTACGAACTTTACGGAGATCTGAGTCATCGCGTTTATGATGTGCTTTTCGCATCTGTGCCAGAAATCGAGATTTATTCGATTGATGAATGCTTTTTAGATTTATCAGGTTTCGCCCATTTGGGAACCGATGGACTAATAGAACTTTGCGCGAAATTGCGAGAGAAAGTTCTGAAATGGACTGGTATTCCTACAGGTATTGGTATTGCGACAACAAAGGTCTTATCCAAAGTTGCCAATCGAGTAGCCAAAAAATCTGTAAGTGGTGTTGCCGAACTATTGACCGATGATATTCGCGATCGCGTACTGAATAATCTCGAAATCGAAGATATTTGGGGAATAAATCGACGTTTAGGTGTGCGCTTGCGATCGCATGGCATCACGACAGCGGCTCAGTTGAGAGATGCGAATGAATTGCTTATCAAACAAATCATGGGCATTATCGGTGTCAGGATCGTGCATGAACTTCGTGGTTCATCATGCTTGCCACTAGAAGCGATCGCCCCACCGCAAAAGAATATGATTTGTTCGCGATCGTTCGGACAGCCCGTAACTACACTCAAACAAATGCACGAAGCGATCGCCCACCATGCAGCGAGGGCAGCGGCGAAGTTGAGACATCGGAAATTACGAACATCGGTTCTAGGGGTATTTCTGACGACTAACCGATTCAAACCCAATGACTTGCAATATAGTAATTCGATATCTGTATCTCTCCCGACGGCGACGAATAGCTCTCAAGTATTGATTCGGTTTGCCAAGCTCTGTATGTCGAGTTTATTTCGAGAAGGATTCAGTTATAAAAAATGTGGCGTAAGTCTCAATGACCTTAGCTCGGTTGATGCGGTGCAGTTGGATTTGCTATCACCCGCAGTCGATCAGCCCGATGAAAAGTTAATGGCAGTAATTGACTCGCTCAATAGGCGCTATGGAAATGGCACGATTCGTTTTGCCAGTGAGGGGATGAGGCAAGATTGGAAAATGAGAACGGATATGCGATCGCCTAGATATACGAGTTGTTGGGATGAGTTACTGGTGGTGAAAAGTTAGGCAGTTTGCAAAATCAATTCGTTAGGAATCGAAACCCAAACCTTGAACTGGTTTGCGTCAGGTGCAATTAATACTGCCATGCCCAAATCTAAATCTCTTCTGCATCCTGCGATCGCATCTTTGAGAGAGTTATAAGCTTTATCGACTACAAAGATTTTACCTAGAAAGATAATCGCCTGTTCAGTGCCAACAACGGTGTTGATTACAATCGAGCGAACTTGGCTTAGTGAGTTGAGGATCATTGCTTTTGCCCTGCGAACGTTTTCTCTATGGGATTAGTATCTCGTTCTATCAAGGTTGGGGTTGCGATCGCTAATCTATGATTCTGTGATGTTGGCTGTGGGAATATGCGATCGCTGTCACAATTATTGATTCATTGTTACTTTGATTGACATTAGGATTCAATTACCATCTCTCATATCAAATCAGCTGAGATATTACTCTTTCTATTTTCCAAGGAACAACTCATTTTTTGTGGCAGTAACTTCTAAGCATATAAATTTTACATGAAGAATATTATTATCATCGGGTGGATTGTACTGAATATATAATTCAACGAGATCATCTATAAAACTTGCATATAAATCTTCAGGTATTCTGCTGCTCAAAGAAAGCCATGCATCATAGCTATAAGAATAGAAATCTTCTTTTCGTTGATATTTACTTTCTCCAATACTAATATCAATTTTTGCATTATGCAGTTTACATAAATTTAATATCTCGCGATATTCTTCTATTTCATAGAAACTATATGTAACCTCTTCAGTAAGTTGGCTCTTCCATTTTTCGGATTTTAACAAAGTAATAATCAAGCTTTGGAAATCATTTGGTTTTGCTTTACCTGCAAATTGAATAGCTAATCTACCATGCTGTTTAAGACTGGTATAAATCCGTTTTAGGATAGTTTCATGCTCTGTTATGGCATGTAGAGAACCAAACGACACTACCAGATCAAATCTTTCATAAAAATCCATCTTTTTTGCATCACCAATTTCAAAATCAAGATTTGAGTACACACTTCTTGGAAATTTAGATGTAGCAAAATTAATGATTTCTTCAGAGATATCAATTCCTACCACTGAACCATTGGGAACAAGCAAAGATATTGCAGCAGTTAACTTTCCATCACCACAACAAATATCTAGGATTGTCTCATCACCTTTTAGATTTAGGCTACT
This genomic interval carries:
- a CDS encoding trans-aconitate 2-methyltransferase, with product MKKEHIEQYSRLDLVHHEPAMRLLSSLNLKGDETILDICCGDGKLTAAISLLVPNGSVVGIDISEEIINFATSKFPRSVYSNLDFEIGDAKKMDFYERFDLVVSFGSLHAITEHETILKRIYTSLKQHGRLAIQFAGKAKPNDFQSLIITLLKSEKWKSQLTEEVTYSFYEIEEYREILNLCKLHNAKIDISIGESKYQRKEDFYSYSYDAWLSLSSRIPEDLYASFIDDLVELYIQYNPPDDNNILHVKFICLEVTATKNELFLGK
- a CDS encoding Y-family DNA polymerase encodes the protein MFALVDCNCFYVSCERVFDPSLEGKPVVVLSNNDGCIVARSPEAKALGIPMGAPYHKYKSVLHNAGAIALSSNYELYGDLSHRVYDVLFASVPEIEIYSIDECFLDLSGFAHLGTDGLIELCAKLREKVLKWTGIPTGIGIATTKVLSKVANRVAKKSVSGVAELLTDDIRDRVLNNLEIEDIWGINRRLGVRLRSHGITTAAQLRDANELLIKQIMGIIGVRIVHELRGSSCLPLEAIAPPQKNMICSRSFGQPVTTLKQMHEAIAHHAARAAAKLRHRKLRTSVLGVFLTTNRFKPNDLQYSNSISVSLPTATNSSQVLIRFAKLCMSSLFREGFSYKKCGVSLNDLSSVDAVQLDLLSPAVDQPDEKLMAVIDSLNRRYGNGTIRFASEGMRQDWKMRTDMRSPRYTSCWDELLVVKS